Genomic segment of Oncorhynchus keta strain PuntledgeMale-10-30-2019 chromosome 5, Oket_V2, whole genome shotgun sequence:
GTGCCCTATATGGTGAAGGGCAAAGGGTCTATTTAGATTTCACAATAACACCCATCTCTGCACTGGGTCTAAATGAGTACAAACTTGATGGATGATCCATGGCGTTATCAGCTGTGCATTCCATTAAGGCAGGGGGTTTAAACCAATTAGATCCAGTTAGGAGACTTCACAAAAATACAATATCTACTTCTACAATCCATTTCCGTAGCGTTCAAAACAAAGTCAAGTGATTAGGCCTTTGGCTTTAATATATTTCATTGCAAAATAaaattatatacagtacattgtgtAAGGAAAGAGGCTATGCTTTGACTAAGACCCACACCCCTCTCACAGACAGTACAAAGTCCAGGACGTCTTATGTCCAGAGTAAGAGCAGAAATACAATACATAAGCATACATATTTCTTTGTTTCTGAAACTGAATGCAACTCAATGCTTTCAGTGTCATTCCCGACAACataataaaaaatgaaacaaaCAGTTCTTACACCGTTtaagtagaggagagatagacattGGTTTTTCCTTCTGTCTTCAGTCAGTGCTCACTGCTACACTGAGCCGGGGGACTAAATGTTTGTCGTCTTTTGATCTAATGCTTGATTCAACTCTCAGGCATGCGTCGACTGGCTCATCATGGGCGACAGTGGGGGCCGTCATTgtcaagagggagagagagagagagaggttgaggcgCTGGGCCCTTAAATGCTGGGAAATAGACAATTCCTGGAAACAGATCTCATAGACTACATGTTGGGCGTAGGCTACCCACCCATTGTGTCTAGTTCCTGACCCCAACACAGACTGATGCTTGGCCAACCCCCTTCATCATGTCCTTCCTACACCCACCCCATACCACATACATTCTTAACCCTACACTCGGGGGCAAAGAGGGCTCTCCAATATACACAAAACACATTCAAGGACAGGAAAGCTATCAGGTGAGAGGGTACATCACGTTTTGTTCTGGAGTTACATACAGAAATAAACATGATGGAGATCCTATATGGATAACTACACTCTAAGATAAAACGTTTTGGTTCTCGGCacaactcttttgggttccatgtagagccctctgtggaaagggttctactttGAACCCAAATGGGTTCTATtaaaaggattctacctggaaccagaaagggttctTCAATGGGTTCTAtgaggacagccgaagaacccttttaggttctagttAGCATCTTTTTTTCTGAGTGTACAGTAAATGGAGAGTGGGAAGTCCTCAAACAGAAAGCCTTTGTCATTGGCTATCAACTCAATTGGAATGTCCAGCAATGTGAGACTCACGTTTTCCCAGCCAGAGGGTAGGAAATCCACTATATAATATCAAAATATTGTAAAGAATGTAACCATTTTAGCATAGTCAGTGTTAGGGTTCACATCTGGGACAAGATGGAGATGGTCATGGAATGGATTGTCAAGAATGACATAAGTCCATGAACCCTACTATCTTAAATACTTTCCTAAGGTGTGTAGGAAGTCGAAACATTTACATGGCTGTCGCTACTTTTGGTTAGAGTAGCATCGAGGAATGAGGAGAAGATGAGTTTTCAGGAAGCAACCCTGAGGATGTTGACCTGACACTCTACACAACACTgattaactctttcttgaacccCTGTGTCCTTGGACGATGCTCATGTGGTACAACTCATTCTGTATCAGTGCATCCAAAAGGTCATGTGTCAGGTGTTTGGGCTGTGAGATTGTTTTGGTAGGACTCCACAGAGCTAAGCCAATCATCAGTGGGTGGAAGATGCTCAGCAGTTCTCTGTAAAATAGTTGAGTCAATGGTCCCAGTCTTGAATCCtcaggggatggagagagtgagtcTGAACATGGAGGTGAGGCAGGGTGGATGAGGACGGATCCAGGACGTCCTATCAGGAGCTGCCATCTCCGTTCTTGGTCTTGAGCACCACCAGGACCACCATGATGGGGATGAGGCAGATGGGGGTCATCACCAGGGCAAACACGATGCTGGGCGGGGGGTCGCTCAGCCCCTCGTTGGGACAGTCCGGGAAGAACCTGGAGTGGATGTTTACAAACTCATTCTCCACCATCCTGTTGGGCCAGGGAATCAGCAGACACTCTGCTATCTCCTCCGTGCACATGGTGAAGGTGTTATACATCCTACAGGGAGGGATACGAGGGGTACTATTAGTACAAGAGAGGGCAACATTATGTGTCTGAAAGACATTATTAAGACTTTCATGGTATGGATTGCTCATTAATGAGTGAGTTAACTCTGATTTCACTTGACTGTGTGTTGGGTTTCTCAAAACTACTGTTTGAACTAAGCATGTGATAATGCAAGATCAATGGCATGATAAGTTGGATCAGAAACAAATTAAACAGAACAATAAGTGGATTAAAATAAGCATTTAGGCCTACCTCTTCACATTGTTCCAGTTGCACCAGTCTGTGTTGTTTAATAACTCCATGCCACCTACAAAAGGACTGTAGCAGGTTTCCTTAAATAAGGTCGCGTAGCACTCCGTCCTTGTGTGAAAATACACACAAATGTCACAGTATTCTTCACAATTAACATACTTATTCCCACAACCTGTACAATAAGAGAGAGAATACTGTAAATTAGaaaatcagttctttaaaattATGCAATCGTCAAAAATAAATCCTTAAAATGAGGGATTAGAAGAATGTCTAGAAGATTCATGGTTACACATTATTACTAACAAGTCCCAGTCTGACCCTATGTTGATTTAACAGCAAGCAGAAATAGCAGTCACCTCTGATTTAACACTATTAAATAGCCTACATGTAGAGTCAGAAAGGTAATAATGGCCCACCTAATCCACTGGAGAATCCTCTATCTTCGAGGCTAACGCCTGAGAAGAGAAAAGGACAATACATTTGTAGACATTTGACTGATCAATGGTTGTAATCGCAACAGAAATGTCTGTTAAAAACGGCCTCTCAAACAGACAGACTGAAAAGCTGTGCCAttcaacatatttttttaaagaatgatCAAATCTTCTAGAAAAGTTTTTCAAATGACCAATGTAACATTTAAGATCCCAATCAAAACGAAGCATGCAATGAATGTTATCTTTACTGCCGCACATCGTGTCAGCAACTCATTCTGACTGTCCAGCAACGCGAGACGTGCGTTCGCTGCCGCCCGGGCCGAGCCCACACACTcaccagagagaacagagaggagcaccGCAAAGAAAACAAGCGCTCCCTTCATGTCAGAGAAAGTGAACATAGGAGAGTTTCCCCTACTGACTGACGACCATCTAGACTGAGCCTGAACTTCTAACACCGAGCCCTGCAAGGCATAACAGGAAACTAGATAGGGGTGGAAGCAGCTAGACACGGCATTACCCTCGGTTACCAGATGTCAGATCGGTGTTACCCGCGGTTAGGTTACCAGATGTTCCTCggggatctgtctgtctgccctgcgCCTTGGCAGCAAGCTCTTACCCTCTCCAGTGCATTTCTTTAGGACTGTCTTGCCTTTTAAAGGGGTGGAGGCTCAAaagactgtcctctctctctctcaaataaaAGGGAGCACACCCAAGTTGGGCTGGACTCACATCTGAAAACCCTTTACTCTTTAACTCTAGTTGGGCTTTTTAGTCTCCATTTCTCACAGTCAAAGGCCTGGCTGACTTGCAGCTTGTGATTTATTTGCCTTGAGGGCTGCCTCTGCCAAATCGGAAACATAAGTAAACATTTAGGACCAGGGCGTTTAGGGTGGATGTAATCATGACTACGCACGGTGTGCTGTGCAGACGGCTGTGGATTCATATCTGGGTTAATGTGATTGTATCTGGAAGACGTTATTAGAGTCAGCCAGCTGTTTGCAAAGACCTACTCTCTATCTGCCCCACAGCCACAGGCAAGTAATGCAAATCTCGAACTCAATAGGACTTTCAGCGTTCACACAATAGGATAAGCCTGGGAATATGGGTGGACTCCTCCTGGATCTTTATTTAGTACCTTGAGCCATGTGGAGCTGCATGACTGTTACCTCAGCagactactgtctctgtttcatACTGCTCTTCAAAGACAACGCATTAGACCACTTCTTCATCATCAGTAAAACAATTATTCATACCTCAAGCTCCTTATCAAAAAGGACGTTTTTCAAAATAAGTCTTTGTCGATTACTAGGATGAAATAATAAGATTTAAAGTGACTTTAAAAAGATTTAGAGGATGTATTCTCAGGACAATCTATGCTACACAATGTGGTTGGGCCCCTGAACACCATCTGTTCGCTGAGCAACGGTTTTGATTTAGTAATGACATCAGGAAATGTGTCTTTTCAGCAGAGGAGGAGCTCAGAGTTGGGTGAGTTggaggggagcggagagagagagaaaagggaaatCATAGGGTGAGGAACAGTGAAGGGGGACTAGCTGCTCCAAAGTTCCAGTTGTTTCACAACTCTAGAGTTCTTGTTTATAACACAGCCATCACATGGGGCGAATGGTTAACAAATACAGGAAGTGCAGACCAGGTGGGGGGGCTGCCTGTAACTAGGCTTCAGTTAACCTTTGACCACAGACAATTACGGGCCTTATGTCAGCTGCTGCTAACCCCACAACGGTGGGGACCTCCCCACAGGTTTGTCTTGGCTTCACGGTATGCTAGAAGCCTAGGACTCTTGGCAGAGAGCTGCATCTCAattgtcttttttattttttttaagagGTTGGCCAGTTCTGTTCTGAACCCATGTGTTTACAGTGCTTGTCCAACAGAGTCCCCCATGGATTCAAATATAATTTCACATCAAAGCGTTGCGCGATAGAGATGACGAAGGACAAACCTCGATGGTAATGTTTGTTTCGAACGTTAATGGGGTGCTACACCATTACAAACATTTCCAACATGATCCATCTGTGATCATTATGTTGTGTAATACCAATATTGTGAAATAGGTGTTAAATTGTTGCCTAAAAAGTGTTCAATTAATCTGGTAACTTACCGTGGTGTTGGTAGTTTGCATATGTTGTTGAGTCATGCCGTGAAGTGAAACCTAATTGATGAGAATAACATACTGTTTAGTCAAAGTATTGCTGTAAATGTATTCATCAGTACATTTACATTATAGTCATTTATCAGACACTCttctccagagcgacttacagtagtgagtgcatacattttcatacttcaTACAACAGATCCCCTGTTGAAATAAAACcaacaaccctggtgttgcaagagccatgctctacaaactgagccacacgggaccccAATGGGACCCCCATCAAAGTGAAGACAGTCtaacaaaaaacatttgttgtTGTTCCCTTGGTCTTTAACACTATTTGACATTGATGAGTTGTGTTAGTTGACGTAGAGACCACGAGAAGAGGACAACAGTTAGTTACCTGGTGTGGTAGCTTGTGGCGCCTCATAATGTCCTATCAGGCCAGCTGCTGTAGAGCTCAGTGCTACAGGGACAGACACAAAACAGGGACAATGTTACCGGAGAGTTCTTGACAGAAAGGTGTGCACTCACATTCTCACACGTGCACAGTCAGCGAAATAAACAAAGACAAACACAAGCAAGTAGAAATACAGAAATTAGTAGACAGATGtgtattatttttttacatataGAAGACTGATGAACATataggagagacagaaagagaggaatggGAAAGAGAAacaaatgaagagagagagctgGCCAGTGGCAGGGAGTGTATCCTCCCTTTGTTCTCTGAATAAAGTCTGAAACAGTTCAGCCATTTCCTCAAACACAAACTATTTAATTTAGTCTTTGAAtaattgtttgttgttgtttttgtagaGTGATCTGGTCTGGGAAATTCAGTCTAAAGCTGAGGTGTTCCTTATGAAACCGTTATTGTGACATTGTGTTCTGTGAAGACCGTGATTATCTCAATCACATATCTTGTGTATTCGTTGGTAAAAAAAAACCAGATCATATAAATTAGAACAACAATCTGCTTAAAATCTTCAAGGAAGACACCAGATCCAGAACATCATCATACCTATATTTAACCTCTGCTTCTTCAACATTGGAGCATGAAAatgtttttaacaaatcaaaatcacTAGTTTAGGCAACTTAAAACAATAATCTAATATTAGATCTGCCAAGCTCTTACTACAATCCCTTACTTCACCGTGAGCTTCTAAGCATTCCACTTACTGTAAGAGGTGAAATCGAGGGCAATATTTTACATACTTTTTTTCTCAGTAGTTCAACATACTTCTCCCTACCTCTGGCCGTCTTTACATACATATAGTACTATGTAAATCATCTACTTACCCAAGAGAAGAAGAGGCAGAAAGGAGAAAGAAGCAGAAGACACGGGAGACGGATTAGGGGCTTTCATTTCTGCCTGACACTGCTCTGTTTCTCTTCCCTGGTGGACCCAGATCACATATCTCAACCTTTCTGCAGGAAAGCTCTATAAAACAACAGGAAGCTCTCGTTTCCTAGGATGGGCGGCTTGGGCGGGTTCCCACAATGGGACAGACAGCCCCAGACAAGGGGAGAGCTACTGTAGCCCACTACCACTTACAATACAATccatctctctcctattctctttctctccttctcactcaactgctctctctctctctttctttctttctctcgctctctccctctccctcacactccttttcctagtttctctctctctgtctctctacttcaaTGCTTCCTCACACTCTATTAGACGTTCTTTTTGGAAGGAACAGACATCTGTACCAGTAGTCACTGAAGGTCTTCGTTTTGAAAATAGACTGCTGACTAGCTGATGACCCTGTAGCCTTTCTCATTTGCTCAAATCCTGTGAGTAAGCTGATTTTCAGACTAATATGTGTTCCAATACACTGTAAAACCATTTTTATTCTATATGTGTTGATTCAACTTCAAATTCTCACAGCAACCAGCTGCAATACTATTTCCAGTTTGCTCAACATTTGGACATATTATCGACGACGTTGAAATGTCGGTTGGAGCATAATTAGAGTGTGCgactttctttattttttacttattaGCCAAACCAACATAAATCCTCAAGTTGAATTGTATGTTCACTCAACTTTAAATCTTAGGTTGAGGGAACATACAATTCAACTTGAGAATTAATTTAGGTTCAGCTACAATAATATGTCCAAATGTTGAGCAAACTAGAAATCACATTGCAGCTGAACTATTTAAGCTGAACCAGTGTAGCGAATTCAGGCATAGCACCGACCAGGACACAACCCTGGTCCAACAACTGTCAAACCAACACCTTAGCAGTTACACCAAGATATCCGAAGTTGGATGAACTATAATATAGATGATTGTTAAACTATGGAAAAGGGTTTTGTTATTGACAGATGACAGTTATATTTCTTGTTTTGGTTGAGTAAAGTATGTTAATGATATAGAGTCCCCTTTGACTCCTTTCCAGTTTCAGTCATGTTTCAATTAATGGGCCAGACAGTGGATCATTTTAAATCACCACAGACCAGATAAACAGGCAAAATATTTTCAATAATGGTTTGAGCAAATTTACTTTTTTTTGCTATATGTGGTTTAAAGCATCATATTCCAGCCTCTGAAGTAAATGGTTTCGTTGTAAACTGGTCCCCCAAATTCATCTGACATTGACCTAAAATCCTTGGGTTAGAGTAGTATCATGTCAGCTCAACAATTTGACCAATTCCAAGTCCAGCCAGAATGGATATGTACGCTCCGGGGACATTTTTCTGAGTTGCATTCTTTACACAAATATATTTCTTTGTAACACACAAATACAACCTAATAGACTTCAGCTGTCAAAAAGGTGTGGGTGTCTATTCATATAGACtggttatacactgagtgtacaaaacattaggaacacctgctctttacatgacttagactgaccaggtgaatccaggtaaaagctatgatctcttattgatgtcacttattaaatccacttcaatcagtgtagatgaatggggTATGAGTGGTGtatgccaggtgcaccggtttgagtgtgtcaagaactgcaaccctgctgggtttttcatgctcaatagTTTCCTGTGTGCATCAAGAACGGTCCCCCAAagaagaacatccagccaacttcacacaactgtgggaagcattggagtcaacatgggccagcatccctgtggaacactttcaacaaattgaggctgttgtgagggcaaaagggggtgcaactcagtattaggaaggtgttcctaatgttttgtgcactcagtgtagcTTGCTTGAAGTGGAAAACTATAAACTTTTCAAAGGCTGAAATGGATAGCTTCATCATGCTCTTTGACAACACAAACTGTCAATCATTTCTTTTGATGCTATTCTGTTATGTCTCAAGGCTAGAGCTCCTTGTGAGAAACAGACAGAGCTGAATCAAGTTTGTAAGGAAACTTATATCAACTTCACTTTGTTTGTAGGGAAACGTTTATTAACTTAACACTAACAGTGAAGTGTACATCAGTCAAATATGGTTTGGGTTTTCTGTCACTGTCAGCACAAGGTGTGTGGGGTAGGTCCCAGCTGGTGTTGAGAGGATATATGTTTTCGTGTTGCTGTATTTATTATGTGAAGTAATGGCTGATGACAAATCTCTCCCCCCAGCAGTAGTTCTGTGGAATGTCTCACCCCCTGCAAGGCTGTCATTGGCATATCCACAGAGCTGCAGTAGTACATTGAGACACTTCTGGGCCCTCCAGTACACACAAAGAATGACGCATTCATGATGCATTCATCCACGTCACTGATGTACTGTCTGCCTCAGCTGGGACTGAGCTTGCTGGGACTCTGGGCCAAAATGACTTCCACATTTCAACACCGATCGATGATTTGTTTTTCTCTTTACAGCTGATTGAATAAACCTCCAACGTTTAAGGACTTGAGTACATTAGCTAATCTGAATCTGCGCAGAGCCATCAAGGGGTAATGCAACACATATCATCTGTACTATTGGTGCTATCATAGAATTTCCACCATAAACTCAGctacacttcctctctctctagctgatCAGCTTCCACCAAACAATTCCATTGGGAGGCTCAAATCAATGTTCAATGGGCCACAAGACACAAGCATATTTTGAGGAATGTCGAAAAACGCTTAGCTCAGCACATCAATCAGAGAATTATTTGAGATGATTAATAACCGTGTAGTGTATTTCGCCAGCTGCACCGATAGGCCTCTGAACTGATTCATCTCCACTTGCACATCTGACCATATAAAACCCTCTTTCCAGGTGCCAAGAGTTACACACACCGTTTACATAGAGCACAATTAAGAACTTTCCGCTGATAAGGGCCTCGCTCTCAAGCATATCTTCCTGCGTTCTCATGTTGGCTATTGTTTCACAGTCTAGGATAAACTCGCCACGGCCCAGAGCAAGCACCAATGTGGATGTgccaggaaagagagagagcgggcaAAGAAAAACACACCGTAAGAAGAGCACTGtaggtgacacactgaaacagCCTTACTGTCTGCAGTGTCAGAGTTACAGATCAGGGGCTGTATgtatcaagcatctcagagtaggagtgctgatctaggatctaaAAGGCAGGTCAgcgctcctactctgagatgcttaaTGACCCCAGGAATA
This window contains:
- the LOC118370814 gene encoding receptor activity-modifying protein 1-like isoform X1, giving the protein MKAPNPSPVSSASFSFLPLLLLALSSTAAGLIGHYEAPQATTPGFTSRHDSTTYANYQHHGVSLEDRGFSSGLGCGNKYVNCEEYCDICVYFHTRTECYATLFKETCYSPFVGGMELLNNTDWCNWNNVKRMYNTFTMCTEEIAECLLIPWPNRMVENEFVNIHSRFFPDCPNEGLSDPPPSIVFALVMTPICLIPIMVVLVVLKTKNGDGSS
- the LOC118370814 gene encoding receptor activity-modifying protein 1-like isoform X2, which produces MFTFSDMKGALVFFAVLLSVLSGVSLEDRGFSSGLGCGNKYVNCEEYCDICVYFHTRTECYATLFKETCYSPFVGGMELLNNTDWCNWNNVKRMYNTFTMCTEEIAECLLIPWPNRMVENEFVNIHSRFFPDCPNEGLSDPPPSIVFALVMTPICLIPIMVVLVVLKTKNGDGSS